A genome region from bacterium includes the following:
- a CDS encoding S8 family serine peptidase, whose translation MINMLSLDFDLQNVDKKTLPYGYPASNSEILRLTMFREVAMKLSLLLRLVFVFFASVAFAIPQYTPNRVWLRITPAFSENTPQLEDGTILAPVGNPKIDEILTRYNVTALLPLIPHDPISKRNRYFYEYNLYRDYKIVIDPKQTKLSREEDLWALAAELKLSNAVDDASPIPFRTVSYQPNDWALNGQNSWGIDSCHGKQAWDLQRGDSTILAVTIDTGVNFLHPDLVQNIQINSAEDIDHDDQFTTADNNGIDEDNNGYIDDVIGYDFVSYTLTDETPAVGEEYGPRDNSPGDVHGHGTHVIGSIAARTDNSLGVSAASFNVKTICLRAGFAWLSGTTLRGSGTDEDFVPAIHYAVNRGARIISISFGGSGTFQPYQDEINYARANNCLMFAAAGNNNSQTMSYPAAYTNMLAVAALGTGNVRASFSNYGTWVDISAPGVSIWSTMANNTYHANDYLAWSGTSMASPTAASVAALVLSRRPGMTDDELESYLLTTAHNIDAENPTYVGRLGVGIIDAYAAVLAVPTSEIALQTGNGGESWPIGSSQSIQWSTYSPITAFRIELNRNYPSANWENLYTGTLASNSYNWMVTGPTTTTARFRILNIEDLTQGDTSNANFTIYSPAILSVVPNPIVQTIVTGDTLRTVVTLTNTGGSALTATLPDTGTTVAYRRSTDVGGPTFNWIDATSGSIGISGDDQLGGPYTLPFNFPFYGGQFNQVWMCTNGWLSLTATNDSSYSNSPLPSNAHNAFLAVFWDDLLVQSPGVMYVFMDEANGRAVFSWDGIRRYASGTSLNFQAILYADGRVLYQYGTMSGTLNSATIGMQNETRTRHLTVLHNTTVPANHAILFQQTIPFNIPSQTTFSIPAGGSTNLSIFWDARNRAVGAQFVGSLDFTGNALNMPLSVPLTMNVIQPIIPAVPEQLAITVVDGVTRRLDWQAVRTDNFGELLIQPPTYRVEESSTPEVTDSWTALTTQSDTTTTITVMEVPYRYYRVIAVLGDATDYVGNGTIQQAFRRTAIYRFAPAEPIHLVTEPKK comes from the coding sequence CACCCAATCGGGTATGGCTCCGCATAACACCTGCGTTCTCGGAGAATACTCCTCAATTGGAAGATGGAACAATCTTAGCCCCGGTCGGAAACCCGAAAATTGATGAAATCCTTACCAGATACAATGTTACAGCTCTGCTACCGCTGATTCCCCATGACCCAATTTCGAAACGTAACCGTTACTTCTATGAATATAATCTCTACCGCGATTACAAGATTGTAATCGATCCGAAACAAACGAAACTGAGCCGGGAGGAGGATTTATGGGCGTTGGCTGCCGAACTCAAGCTTTCCAATGCAGTCGATGATGCTTCGCCAATCCCGTTTCGGACAGTTTCCTATCAACCCAACGATTGGGCGCTAAATGGACAAAACTCTTGGGGGATCGATTCCTGTCACGGAAAACAGGCATGGGATTTACAACGGGGCGATAGCACAATTTTAGCAGTGACCATCGATACCGGGGTTAACTTTCTCCACCCGGACTTAGTCCAAAACATCCAAATTAACTCCGCGGAAGATATCGATCACGACGATCAGTTTACGACCGCCGACAACAACGGTATTGATGAAGACAACAATGGCTATATCGACGATGTTATCGGGTACGATTTTGTCAGTTATACATTAACCGATGAAACGCCAGCCGTTGGAGAAGAGTATGGACCGCGGGACAATTCCCCCGGCGACGTCCACGGGCATGGCACCCACGTTATCGGCAGCATTGCGGCTCGCACTGACAATAGCCTCGGAGTCTCCGCTGCAAGCTTTAATGTAAAAACAATCTGTCTACGGGCTGGCTTTGCTTGGTTATCTGGAACGACATTGCGAGGTTCCGGTACCGATGAAGACTTTGTTCCGGCGATCCATTATGCGGTGAATCGGGGCGCTCGCATAATCAGCATTAGCTTTGGCGGTAGTGGAACTTTTCAACCATATCAGGATGAGATTAACTACGCTCGGGCGAACAATTGCCTTATGTTTGCTGCTGCTGGAAACAATAATTCTCAGACAATGTCGTATCCCGCGGCTTACACTAATATGCTTGCCGTTGCCGCATTGGGTACCGGGAATGTTCGCGCTTCATTTTCGAATTACGGAACATGGGTTGACATTTCAGCGCCAGGTGTCTCCATTTGGTCGACGATGGCGAACAACACCTATCATGCCAACGACTATTTAGCGTGGAGCGGCACCTCAATGGCAAGCCCAACTGCCGCGTCAGTAGCAGCGTTAGTATTGTCTCGGCGGCCGGGAATGACCGATGACGAATTAGAAAGCTATCTTCTGACAACCGCGCACAACATTGATGCGGAAAACCCAACCTATGTCGGTCGATTGGGGGTTGGGATAATCGATGCTTATGCAGCAGTATTAGCCGTACCAACTTCGGAAATCGCTTTGCAAACTGGGAATGGGGGAGAGTCCTGGCCAATCGGCAGTTCTCAGAGTATCCAATGGTCGACCTATTCTCCGATTACTGCATTCCGCATCGAACTGAATCGTAACTACCCCTCAGCAAATTGGGAGAATCTTTATACTGGCACATTAGCTTCGAACAGCTACAACTGGATGGTAACTGGCCCTACAACAACGACCGCGCGCTTCCGAATTTTGAACATTGAGGATTTGACCCAAGGGGATACCTCGAATGCCAATTTTACGATTTACAGCCCAGCGATTCTGTCAGTCGTTCCTAATCCAATCGTTCAAACCATAGTTACTGGCGATACTTTGCGAACGGTAGTCACCTTGACGAACACCGGTGGGAGTGCGTTGACGGCAACGCTACCCGACACCGGAACAACGGTTGCTTATCGACGTTCTACCGATGTTGGTGGCCCCACGTTTAATTGGATTGATGCAACCAGCGGTTCTATTGGCATTAGCGGCGACGATCAACTTGGGGGACCGTATACACTCCCCTTTAATTTCCCGTTTTACGGTGGGCAGTTCAATCAAGTATGGATGTGTACGAACGGCTGGTTATCGTTAACGGCAACAAACGATTCCAGTTACTCGAATAGCCCATTACCATCGAATGCTCATAATGCATTTCTCGCGGTATTCTGGGATGATTTGCTCGTTCAGAGTCCAGGAGTAATGTATGTATTCATGGATGAAGCGAATGGAAGAGCGGTTTTTTCTTGGGACGGTATTCGACGATACGCGAGCGGAACATCACTTAATTTTCAAGCGATTCTCTATGCGGATGGCAGAGTACTCTACCAGTATGGAACGATGAGTGGTACGTTAAACAGCGCGACGATTGGCATGCAAAACGAGACTCGCACCCGCCATTTAACTGTGCTTCACAATACCACTGTTCCGGCGAATCATGCAATTCTCTTCCAACAAACGATTCCGTTTAACATCCCATCCCAAACGACTTTTTCGATTCCGGCTGGCGGCAGCACGAACCTTTCGATTTTTTGGGATGCACGCAATCGCGCCGTTGGGGCCCAATTTGTCGGTTCGCTTGATTTTACGGGTAATGCGTTGAATATGCCGCTCAGCGTACCGCTGACGATGAATGTAATACAACCGATTATTCCCGCGGTACCCGAGCAGTTGGCAATCACCGTTGTCGATGGTGTTACCCGACGGCTGGATTGGCAAGCGGTGCGAACCGACAACTTTGGTGAGCTATTAATACAGCCACCAACCTATCGGGTGGAAGAATCGAGCACTCCCGAAGTAACAGATTCGTGGACAGCGTTAACCACTCAATCGGATACAACAACAACTATAACCGTGATGGAAGTACCCTATCGCTATTACCGCGTGATTGCGGTGTTAGGCGACGCTACCGATTACGTTGGCAATGGAACGATTCAGCAAGCATTTCGCCGTACTGCGATTTATCGATTTGCTCCAGCTGAACCAATCCATTTGGTTACTGAACCCAAGAAATAA